CGGCATCATCGCGCGTCCTCCTCGGGCAGCCGCTGCGCGTGCGCCGCGTACCCGTCCGCCACCCGGGTCGGCTGCCGCTCGAGCCGGCCGTCGCCGTCCTCGCGCAGCCGCACCAGCCCCATCCGGCGCAGGAACGGTGTCTTCCCGGCGGACGGGTCACCCAGCGGCGGCGCCGGGCCGATGTCGACGGAGCCGTCGTCGGCGGTGCGGGCGACGGCGAACTCCTCGACGTTGGCGCCGCCCGCGGCCCACGACCAGTCGACGAAGTCGAGCAGCGGCCACCAGGTGTAGCCGCGCACGTCCAGGCCCTCCGCTCGCAGGCGTCGCACCTCCGCGACGGACTCCGTCAGCCACGCCTCGCGCCGCTCGTCGTCGCCCTCCACGCTGGTCTCGGTGAGGACGAGCGGCAGTCCGTAGCGCTCGCGGAAGCCGAGCAGCGCCTCCCGCAGGCCGAGCGCCCCGCGATCGTGCGCGACCTGCAGGACGTCGCCGCCCGCGGTCGTGAGGGCGCGCGGCGTGAGGTCGGGGTAGTAGTTGACGCCCATGAGGTCCACGTGGGCGGGCTCGGCGACGAGGCGGTCGAGCAGGCCCGGGTCGGCGCCGTGCTCCAGCAGCCAGCCGCGCATCGGATGCTCACCCGTGACGCGGCCGAGGGCGAGGTCGGTGGGCAGCCAGCCGATGGCGGCCAGGAACCGGGCGTGCTCGCGCAGCGCCGGCTCGTCCGTCCGCACCTGCGTGGCCGCCTCGACGTGGACGATGCGGGCCCGCGGCTGGGCGGCCCGGATCGCGCGGGCGGCCCGCGCGATGCCGGCCGCGATCGGCACCGCCACCGCCGTCCACCCGTCCCAGCCGGTCCGCCGGGGCGGCCAGATGCCGCGCAGCCCGCAGAACGACGCCGTCGTGACCGGCTCGTTGAGCGGCGTGAAGTGCGTGATCCGGCCGGCGTAGCGCTCGGCGAGCGCCCCGGCGAACTCCGCGACGGCGTCGGGGTAGCGCGGGTCGGCGAACGACCCGGGCAGCCACCGCGGCGTGCCGTAGTGCACGAGATCGGCCACCAGCGTCAGACCCAGGTGATCGACGGCGTACTCGGCGACCGCGTCCAGCCGGTCCCAGTCGAACGTCCCGGGCGCGGGATGCGCGAGCGGCCAGCTGACGCCGTAGCGCACCGCGGTGGCGCCCAGCTTGCCCGCCAGCGCGAGGTCGTCGCGCCAGACCTCGTCGTGGCCGGTCAGGGCGTGCTCGTCGAGCGGCGGCGTCCCGTCCGGCGGGTAGACGCAGGTGTCCTCGATGCCCACCGCCCAGGTGAGCGATCCCGGGGCGAACGGTGGCCGAGTGGTCATTTGAGTCCCGTCGTCGCGACGCCGGCCACGAAGTACCGTTGCGCCAGGAAGAAGGCGATGGCCAGCGGCAGCAGCGAGATCGTCGCCCCTGCCAGCAGCACCGCGTGGTCGATGACGTGCTGGCCGCCGAACAGCGTCAGCCCGGCGGGGAGCGTGCGCATGTCGGTCGAGCTCGTGACGATCAGCGGCCAGAGCAGGTCGTTCCAGAGGTTCATGAAGTGCAGGACGGCCAGCGTCGCCAGCGCCGGCTTGGCCAGCGGCAGGATGATCCGCGCGTAGATGCGCAGGTGGCCCGCTCCGTCGATGCGCGCGGCCTCGTCCAGCTCCCGCGGGATCGAGATGAAGAACTGACGGAGCATGAAGATGCCGAACGCGCTGGTGGCCCGGGGGAGGATGAGCCCCTGGTAGGTGTCCAGCCAGCCGAGGTGGAACAGTTCCACGAACACCGGGATGAGCGTCACCTGGAACGGGACCATCAGCGTGGCGATCACCAGCCAGAAGCACACCGTCGACCCGCGGAACCGGATGCGCGCCAGCGCGTAGGCGCACATCGAGTCGAACAGCAGGCACAGCAGGGTCGTGACGCCGGCGAACACGAAGCTGTTGACGATCAGCCGCAGGAACGGCAACTCCTCCCAGATGCCGCGGTAGCCGTGCAGGCTCCACTGCTGCGGCCACAGGCTGGCCGGCGCCGCGAACAGGTCGGCCTCGGTGCGGAACGAGCCGGTCACCATCCAGACGAACGGGACCAGCGCGAACACCAGCCCGACGCCGAGCAGGATCCACTTCAGCGACGCCCGCAGGCCGCTCGCCGCCCGCGCCGCCGTCCGGGGCGCCGTCCGCACGTCAGTCGACATCGCGGTACCTGAACAGCTTCAGCTGCAGCGCGGACAGCAGCAGGATCAGGACGAACAGGACCCACGCGATGGCCGAGGCGTAGCCGAGCCGGAAGTTCTCGAAGCCTTCGCGGAACATCATGGTGACGAGGGTGTCTGTGGCGAACAGCGGCCCGCCGTTGGTCATCACGTACACGAGATCGAACACCTGCAGTGAGTTGATGGTCAGGATCATGGTCGCGAACAGCAGCGTCGGGCGGATGCTCGGCAGCGTCACGTGTCGGGTCAGCTGCCAGCCGGTGGCGCCGTCGAGGCGGGCCGCCTCGTAGAGCTGCCCGGGGACGCCCTTGAGCCCGGCCAGCAGGATGATCATGGTGAAGCCGGCGTTCTTCCAGACGCTGACGAAGATGACGGTCGGCAGCGCCAGCGCCGGGTCCTGCAGCCAGCCGACGGGGTCGCCGCCGAACCGTTCGATCAGCCCGCTGACCAGCCCGATCTGCGGGTCGAGCAGGAACCGCCAGACCAGCCCGATGACCGCCAGCGCGACCACCGTCGGGAAGAAGAAGGCCGAGCGGACCACCCGGTTGAACCAGCCGTCGCGCTGCAGCGCGGCCGCCGCCGCGTACCCGAGCAGCAGCTGCAGGACGACGCTGACCACGGCGAAGATCGACGTGACCCGCAGCGCGTTCCAGAACCGCTCGTCGCCGAACAGCTCGGTGTAGTTGCCGAAGCCGAGCCACTCCTGGCTGTCGGCGCCCACCTTCCAGTCGTGCAGGCTGTAGCGGAACGACTCGACGATCGGGTACGCGATGAAGACCGCGATGATCAGCAGGCTGGGCGCCATGAACAGCCAGGCCGGCTGCCAGCGCACCGGCCGGCGTGGCCGCGGTGCCCGCTCCGGTGGCGCCGCGCGGTCCTGCTGCGCGGAGCCACCTCGGCGGGCGGCGCCCTCCGCCCCGCCCGCCGAGGCGGTGGACGTCGTCGACATCAGCCCTGGCAGCCGGTGATCGCGTCGATCCGGTCCGACGCCGCCGCGGCCGCGCCCGCGACGTCCTCACCACGGGTGATCTCGCCGATCAGCGGCACGTACGCCTCCGCGTCGACCTCGGTCGCGTTGGGGACGCCCTGCAGGTAGAGGCGGGCGCTCGGCAGCGCCGCGGCGAACGCGGACACCACCTCGTTCGCCGTCAGCTCGGGGTCGTCGGCGAGGTCGGTGCGGACCGGCGGGAAGCCGCTGGCCAGCGCGAACTGCTTCTGCGCCGTGGCGCCGGTCCACCAGGCGAGGAACTGCTGCGCCTCGTCCGGGTGGTCGGTGTCCGCGGACACGGCGAGCGGGACCGTCGACGCCAGCGTCACGTCGCCGTCGACGCCCGTGGGCACCGGCGCCACGCCCAGGTCGATGCCGGCCTCGGTGTAGCCGGCCGCGGCCCACGGGCCGTTCAGCTGCATGGCCGCCTCGCCGGCGCTGAACAGCGCGTCGGACTCGGCGCCCGTCAGCCCGACCGGCGCCACGCCGTCGATGACCAGCTGGGCCCAGGTGGACAGGCTCTCGACGCTCTCCGGGCTGTCCAGGACCGAGCAGTGGTCGTCGCCGACGATGTCGGCGCCGTCCAGCCACTGCAGGATCGGCCACATCTGGATCGTCTCGCGCTCGGCCAGCGACAGGCCGTACACGCCGTCGGCGCTGAGCTGCTGGGCGACGTCGCGGAAGTCGTCGACGGTCGCCGGCGGCGCGTCGATGCCGGCCGCCGCGAACAGCGCCTTGTTGTAGTAGAGCTGCAGGGTGGCGACGTTGGCGGGGACGGCGTAGAGCGCGCCGTCGACGGTGAACGCGTCGATGGCGGCCGGCGCCAACTGGTCGGCGTTGATCTCGGTCTCGCCGTCGCCGATCGCGTCGAGCTCGAGCAGCGAGTCGGTCTCGAGGTAACGGCCGAGGACGTTCGGGTCGAAGCTGGGCGTCGCGAGGTCAGGACCCTGACCCGTGCCCCAGGCCGACGGCAGCTTCTGGGCGATGGTGTCCCACGGCTGCACCTCCATCGTCACCTGGATGTCGTCGTGCGTCGCGTTGAACGTGTCGATCAGCTCCTCGTAGGCGGCGCGGTCGCCGCCGGTGAAGCCGGTCCACATGGTCAGCTCGACCGGCCCCTCGGCCGAGCCGGAGCCGTCGTCGTCGCCCGATCCGCCGCAACCCGCCAGCGTGACGGCCGCCGCCGCTCCCACCGCGAGCAACGCTGCTCGTGTCGTCCTCATGGCTTGCCCCCTCCTTGCGCCCAGGTCATCGGCTCGCAGCCGCATGACTGCCGGGCGACGATCTCGACTGGTTGAACGGTGTGCGCATCGGCGGCGGCGACCCGCGCGCCGCCGATGAGGTCGAACAGGCGGTCGGTGGCCTGGGTGGCCATCCGCTCCGCGGGAACGTGCACCGTGCTGATCGACGGCGTGGTGACGCGGCTCAGACCGAAGTCGTCGAACCCGATCACCGCGATCTCCTCAGGCACCCGGCGGCCGCGGCCGAGCAGGTGGCGCATCGCGCCGAACGCCATCTCGTCGTTGGCGGCGACGACGCCGTCGACGTCGGGCAGGGCCTCGATGGCGGGCCCGGCGGCCGACCCGGACTCCTCGCTGAAGTCGCCCTCGACGACGTGCGCGTCGATGCCGTGCCGCCGCGCGGCGGCGAGGAAGCCGTCGCGGCGGTCGATGGCGCTCTGGTGGTCCAGCGGGCCGCTGAGGTGCACGAGGTCGCGCCGGCCGTGGACCTCGATGAGGTGCTCGGTCGCCGCGCCCGAGGCCTGCACGTCGTCGATGCCGACGCTGACGGCGTCGGGCAGGTACGGGAAGCGGCCCAGCAGCACGACCGGCATGCCGTCGGCGACCAGCCGCTGGATGCCGTCGTCGGTGACCGCGGCGCTCGTGACGATGGCGCCGTCGACCGAGCCGGAGCGCAGGACGCGGTCGTAGGCGACCTTCCCGTGCGACTCGTCCGGGCTGGTCGAGATGACCACCTGGGCGTCGTGCCGGTTGGCGACGGCCGTGACCCCGGTCAGGACGTGCATGAAGTACGCGTGGCCGAAGACGTGCTGGCTGGTGTTCGGCACGATCAGCGCGACGGCGTCGGCCTTGCTCGCCCGCAGCGCCCGGGCCGCGGAGTTCGTCACGTACCCGAGGTCGTCGGCGGCCTGCCGCACCCGGCGCTTCGTCTCGTCGCCGATGCGCGGATGGTCCTGCAGCGCCATGGAGACGGCGGACACCGAGACACCCACCCGCTCGGCCACGTCCTTGAGCGTGGTGCTGGCCGGTGTCCTGCGTCGTTCTGCCACCTGACGTTCTCCTCGTCCGGGTTGCTGTAACGATCCAGCACGGTGATCCTGGGGTCTTTCGGGTGCGCTGAGTTCGTGTGGCTGGTGCTGCTCTAACGATTCAGCAGGGTGGTGCGTGGCTCCCGCGGAGAGCTGTGGGGGAGGCTGCTGTAACGTTGCAGCACACCATAGGGTCGGCGTCGCGGGGGTGTCAAGACCGTCTGGGCTGGGGATTTCGCCGGTGTTCCGGCCGCCCGGGCCGGGGCTGAGAGGTTGGCCCGGGTCGGGGCCGGGTCGGTCCAGCCGGGGGCCAGGGGGCCGGTGCGGGCCGGGCCCGGGTCGGTCGGGCCGGGGCGGTCCAGCCGGGGCCAGGGGGCCGGTGCGGGCCGGGCCCGGGTCGGTCGGGTCGGGGCCCGGGGCGGTCGGGCCGGGTGACGGGTCGGTCAGCGTGGCCGGGTGGCCCAGAACAGCTCGTGCCCGCCGTCGCCCTCGGGGACGAACTCCTGCCGCTCGACGGCGAGTCCGGCGGCCGTCAGCCAGTCCCGGTACGTCGCGGCGTCGGCCTGGCTCCACCACATCGTCGTGCCGCCGCCGAGCCAGTCGTCGTCGCTGCCGGTGAGGGCGTCGTGGCCGGTCGTGGCGACGAACAGGCCGCCCGGGCGCAGCCAGCCGGCGATGCGCTCGAGCAGCGGCGGCTGCTCGGCCAGCGGGAGGTGGATCAGCGCGTACAGGCACACCACGGCGTCGAAGCTCCCCGCCGCGAACTCCACGGCCGTCGCGTCGGCGGTGCGGAAGGTCGCGCCCGGCACCAGAGCGCGGGCGCGGGCGACCTGCACCTCGCTGAGGTCGACGCCGGTGACGGCGAACCCGGCGGCGCTGAGGTCGCGAGCCACCGGGACGCCGTTGCCGCAGCCGAGGTCCAGAACGTCCGCTCCGGCGGGCAGCCGGCGGACCAGCTCGGCGGCCCACGCCCGGTGCGTCTCCGGGTCGGCGTCGTCGGCGCGGTAGCGGTGCGAGAGGGCGTCGTAGCCGCGGCGGACGATCTCTTTCGGGTCGGTGTCACGCTGTTCGGTCACGACGGGTCATGCTACTTCGTCGATCTTCATGAGAATTGCGGCGATTCGACCGAAAGCGCTTCCGGCGCCGTGATGATCGCGCTACCGTCCGGGGCTTTGATGGGCCGTACCTACGGCCTATGTATCCATTTTCGAAGGGGGGCGACCTTGCAAAAGGTCACCATAGCGATCATGGCGGGACTGGCCCTGCTGCTCGGGGCCACGGCTCCGGCCTGGGCCGAGACGAGGGACGCGGCCGACTGCGCCGCCTACGTCACCAACGACTGGTGCGAGCCGACGTCCGACGAGAACTACAACTGTGAGGACATTCCTGAGGCGGACAAGCCGGTCCAGTTGGTCGAGATCGGTGTCGATCCGTTCGGCCTCGACGGCAGCGACAACAACGGGTGGGGCTGCGGCGACGCGCCCGTCGAGGAGCCGCCGGCCGAGGAACCGCCGGCGGACGAGCCGGGCGCGTGCGCTCACTACGCCGACTCCGCGGCCTGGTGCGATGACGCCGTCGAGGACTACGACTGCCCGGACATCGACGACGCCCACAAGCCGATCGAGCTGTTCGACGCCGAGCTGGACCCGTTCCACCTGGACCGGGACTCCGACGCGCTCGGCTGCGAGGTCGGTGAAGACGACGCCGGCAGCACCGATGACGGCGCACCCGACGACGGCGCCGCGGGTGACGACGCCGGCGGCAGCGTCGGCGGGGGCGAGGCGCTGCCGAACACCGGCTCCGGCGACCTGGGGCCGTACTGGCTCGCGGCCCTCGCCTTCCTGGCCGCCGGTGCGCTGCTGATGATCCGCCGCACGGCGGCTCAACGGTAGCCACGTGGGGTGGTCCGGCGCAGCCACGGCGGCGCCGGACCACCTGCCGTCAGAGCCGGCCGAGGTTGTCGCGCAGCCAGTCGCCGCATTCGCGCGTGAACCCGACCCACGACGCGGGCGCCCCCGTGACGTCGATGACCAGCAGTTCGTCGGCGGGGTTCATGTGCAGCCACAGGGAGTCGCGGACCTGGGTGATGCTCATCCTGGTCTCGACCAGCCACGTCGAGTCGAGACAGTGCCAGTACGCCCCGAACCCTTCCAGCGCGTCGAGCAGGTGGTCGTAGCTGTGGCCCGGCGTGTTCGCGTCGAAGCTGACCAGCATCATCGCCATGTCCAGCGGTCCTCCACAACGATCGGCGGCGAAGCGGCGAACGTTAGCGGGAGGGCCGGACAGAACGGGGGACGAGCCGGCCTGTAAGCCGGATTCTGTGGTTCCCGGCGGACCGGGACCGGCGACCATCCATCTACGGCCACCGTTGCCGATGGCCTCCAGCGATCTACCCGGGAGCTCGGGCGGGCCGCCCTCGAACGCTCCCTGTCTGACCTTGCTCCGGGTGGGGTTTACCGAGCCGCCCCAGTCACCTGGGGCGCTGGTGGTCTCTTACACCACCGTTTCACCCTTACCGCCCGCGCGAACGCGGGTGGCGGTCTGCTTTCTGTGGCACTGTCCCGCGGGTCACCCCGGGTGGGCGTTACCCACCACCCTGCCCTGTGGAGTCCGGACTTTCCTCGGCGGGACCTGACGGCCCCGACGCGGCCGCCCGGCCGGCTCGTCCTCCGCGACCAGGATACCGCTCACGCTGCGCGTTCGGCGGCCAGGAGCGCCGCGCCGATGATGCCGCCGTCGTTGCGCAGCCCGGCCGGGACGATCGGGGTGGAGAGGTCGAGCAGCGGGAGGAACTTGTCGGCCTTCTTGCTGACGCCGCCACCGACGACGAAGAGGTCGGGGGAGAAGATGAACTCGAGGTGGGCGTAGAAGTGCTGGAGCCGCTCGGCCCACTGCTCCCACGACAGCTCCTTCTCCTCGCGCACCGACGCCGCGGCGTACTTCTCCGCCTCGTGGTGATGGTGCAGGTAGAGGTGGCCGAACTCGGTGTTCGGCAGCAGCCTGCCGTCGTGCAGGACGGCGCTGCCGATGCCGGTGCCGAGGGTGGTGACGATGACGACGCCGTCGACGTCGGCGGCGGCGCCGAAGCGGTCCTCGGCGACCCCGGCGGAGTCGGCGTCGTTGACGATGGTGACGGACTGCCCGGTGCGCTGCGACAGCTCCTTCTCGAGGTCGACACCGACCCACGACTTGTCGACGTTGGCGGCGGAGTGGATGACGCCGCGTTTCACGATGCCGGGGAACGTGCAGCCGAACGGGC
This Jiangella alba DNA region includes the following protein-coding sequences:
- the ppgK gene encoding polyphosphate--glucose phosphotransferase, which codes for MTSTTQGFGIDIGGSGIKGAPVDLGQGEFAAERFRVDTPEQSTPDNVIAVVLEVLRRFEWDGPFGCTFPGIVKRGVIHSAANVDKSWVGVDLEKELSQRTGQSVTIVNDADSAGVAEDRFGAAADVDGVVIVTTLGTGIGSAVLHDGRLLPNTEFGHLYLHHHHEAEKYAAASVREEKELSWEQWAERLQHFYAHLEFIFSPDLFVVGGGVSKKADKFLPLLDLSTPIVPAGLRNDGGIIGAALLAAERAA
- a CDS encoding class I SAM-dependent methyltransferase yields the protein MTEQRDTDPKEIVRRGYDALSHRYRADDADPETHRAWAAELVRRLPAGADVLDLGCGNGVPVARDLSAAGFAVTGVDLSEVQVARARALVPGATFRTADATAVEFAAGSFDAVVCLYALIHLPLAEQPPLLERIAGWLRPGGLFVATTGHDALTGSDDDWLGGGTTMWWSQADAATYRDWLTAAGLAVERQEFVPEGDGGHELFWATRPR
- a CDS encoding carbohydrate ABC transporter permease translates to MSTTSTASAGGAEGAARRGGSAQQDRAAPPERAPRPRRPVRWQPAWLFMAPSLLIIAVFIAYPIVESFRYSLHDWKVGADSQEWLGFGNYTELFGDERFWNALRVTSIFAVVSVVLQLLLGYAAAAALQRDGWFNRVVRSAFFFPTVVALAVIGLVWRFLLDPQIGLVSGLIERFGGDPVGWLQDPALALPTVIFVSVWKNAGFTMIILLAGLKGVPGQLYEAARLDGATGWQLTRHVTLPSIRPTLLFATMILTINSLQVFDLVYVMTNGGPLFATDTLVTMMFREGFENFRLGYASAIAWVLFVLILLLSALQLKLFRYRDVD
- a CDS encoding family 1 glycosylhydrolase, with translation MTTRPPFAPGSLTWAVGIEDTCVYPPDGTPPLDEHALTGHDEVWRDDLALAGKLGATAVRYGVSWPLAHPAPGTFDWDRLDAVAEYAVDHLGLTLVADLVHYGTPRWLPGSFADPRYPDAVAEFAGALAERYAGRITHFTPLNEPVTTASFCGLRGIWPPRRTGWDGWTAVAVPIAAGIARAARAIRAAQPRARIVHVEAATQVRTDEPALREHARFLAAIGWLPTDLALGRVTGEHPMRGWLLEHGADPGLLDRLVAEPAHVDLMGVNYYPDLTPRALTTAGGDVLQVAHDRGALGLREALLGFRERYGLPLVLTETSVEGDDERREAWLTESVAEVRRLRAEGLDVRGYTWWPLLDFVDWSWAAGGANVEEFAVARTADDGSVDIGPAPPLGDPSAGKTPFLRRMGLVRLREDGDGRLERQPTRVADGYAAHAQRLPEEDAR
- a CDS encoding LacI family DNA-binding transcriptional regulator → MAERRRTPASTTLKDVAERVGVSVSAVSMALQDHPRIGDETKRRVRQAADDLGYVTNSAARALRASKADAVALIVPNTSQHVFGHAYFMHVLTGVTAVANRHDAQVVISTSPDESHGKVAYDRVLRSGSVDGAIVTSAAVTDDGIQRLVADGMPVVLLGRFPYLPDAVSVGIDDVQASGAATEHLIEVHGRRDLVHLSGPLDHQSAIDRRDGFLAAARRHGIDAHVVEGDFSEESGSAAGPAIEALPDVDGVVAANDEMAFGAMRHLLGRGRRVPEEIAVIGFDDFGLSRVTTPSISTVHVPAERMATQATDRLFDLIGGARVAAADAHTVQPVEIVARQSCGCEPMTWAQGGGKP
- a CDS encoding LPXTG cell wall anchor domain-containing protein; translated protein: MAGLALLLGATAPAWAETRDAADCAAYVTNDWCEPTSDENYNCEDIPEADKPVQLVEIGVDPFGLDGSDNNGWGCGDAPVEEPPAEEPPADEPGACAHYADSAAWCDDAVEDYDCPDIDDAHKPIELFDAELDPFHLDRDSDALGCEVGEDDAGSTDDGAPDDGAAGDDAGGSVGGGEALPNTGSGDLGPYWLAALAFLAAGALLMIRRTAAQR
- a CDS encoding ABC transporter substrate-binding protein; its protein translation is MRTTRAALLAVGAAAAVTLAGCGGSGDDDGSGSAEGPVELTMWTGFTGGDRAAYEELIDTFNATHDDIQVTMEVQPWDTIAQKLPSAWGTGQGPDLATPSFDPNVLGRYLETDSLLELDAIGDGETEINADQLAPAAIDAFTVDGALYAVPANVATLQLYYNKALFAAAGIDAPPATVDDFRDVAQQLSADGVYGLSLAERETIQMWPILQWLDGADIVGDDHCSVLDSPESVESLSTWAQLVIDGVAPVGLTGAESDALFSAGEAAMQLNGPWAAAGYTEAGIDLGVAPVPTGVDGDVTLASTVPLAVSADTDHPDEAQQFLAWWTGATAQKQFALASGFPPVRTDLADDPELTANEVVSAFAAALPSARLYLQGVPNATEVDAEAYVPLIGEITRGEDVAGAAAAASDRIDAITGCQG
- a CDS encoding carbohydrate ABC transporter permease; protein product: MSTDVRTAPRTAARAASGLRASLKWILLGVGLVFALVPFVWMVTGSFRTEADLFAAPASLWPQQWSLHGYRGIWEELPFLRLIVNSFVFAGVTTLLCLLFDSMCAYALARIRFRGSTVCFWLVIATLMVPFQVTLIPVFVELFHLGWLDTYQGLILPRATSAFGIFMLRQFFISIPRELDEAARIDGAGHLRIYARIILPLAKPALATLAVLHFMNLWNDLLWPLIVTSSTDMRTLPAGLTLFGGQHVIDHAVLLAGATISLLPLAIAFFLAQRYFVAGVATTGLK